A genomic window from Carboxydothermus pertinax includes:
- a CDS encoding nucleoside recognition domain-containing protein encodes MLNYLWGGMMVLGCLAAFWQGKPELIIKASLDGAKLAVDTAFSLISIITFWLGIMKIMEETGVVAKLAHALAPLIRWLFPEVPPGHPAEGAILLNLSANILGLGNAATPFGLKAMEELSHLNPQKDTASRAMCTFLALNTSAITLLPTTIIGLRQNFGSKNPTDIIIPTFLATLLGFSAALIADYLFKKSRW; translated from the coding sequence GTGTTAAATTATCTCTGGGGTGGAATGATGGTCCTGGGGTGTTTGGCTGCTTTTTGGCAGGGAAAACCGGAGCTCATAATCAAAGCCTCGCTAGACGGGGCCAAGCTTGCGGTAGATACTGCCTTTAGCCTTATTAGCATTATTACTTTTTGGCTGGGGATTATGAAAATCATGGAAGAGACAGGAGTGGTAGCAAAACTTGCTCATGCCTTAGCGCCACTTATCCGTTGGCTTTTTCCGGAGGTTCCACCCGGGCATCCTGCAGAAGGAGCCATCCTTTTAAACTTAAGCGCTAATATCTTAGGTTTAGGTAATGCCGCCACTCCTTTTGGCTTAAAAGCCATGGAGGAGCTCTCCCATTTAAACCCCCAAAAAGATACTGCTAGCAGGGCCATGTGCACTTTTCTTGCTTTAAATACCTCTGCTATAACCCTTTTACCTACAACCATTATTGGCCTTAGGCAAAATTTTGGGTCAAAAAATCCCACAGATATAATAATTCCCACTTTTTTAGCAACCCTTTTAGGGTTTTCTGCGGCTTTAATTGCTGATTATCTTTTTAAAAAGTCCAGGTGGTAA
- a CDS encoding GerAB/ArcD/ProY family transporter, which yields MKISWGEGVVLIIGVSIGSGIISLPAVMADAAKSSGWWLILPGGLISLLSLLAIVWVQNYWPNQDFIEYGDKLYGKFLSRLFAVIFVYYFLWLGSLVIRVFADFTADTLLEETPVYVLILFFLTGIFYFCNTGFDTVKNVNLIFMLIKISLLLIIVFFVMNKWDLENLRPFVSPEINVVKSILGSVFSFSGYGIFLYLAKGFKGLKDGIKASVLGMGAVTITYMSVCLVGLLIFGPTNIARMRYPTYEIIKMMNLGNVVYRLDSLLIAGWMTAIFTVVGLCVFTSLLVLQKAFEQKDYRHLTAPVLLLLFFWALSPQNIAEVKDNLGTMSVMALFVENLFPFLLLVLTLIKKKRAG from the coding sequence ATGAAGATTAGCTGGGGCGAAGGAGTAGTCCTAATTATTGGGGTTAGTATTGGGTCTGGGATTATCTCTCTACCGGCTGTTATGGCTGATGCTGCGAAAAGTTCTGGTTGGTGGCTTATCTTGCCTGGGGGCCTTATAAGCCTTTTATCCCTTTTAGCCATTGTTTGGGTGCAAAATTACTGGCCTAACCAAGACTTTATTGAATACGGGGATAAACTTTATGGTAAGTTTTTAAGTCGTTTATTTGCAGTAATTTTTGTTTATTATTTTCTTTGGCTGGGAAGTCTTGTGATTCGGGTTTTTGCTGATTTTACTGCCGATACTTTACTTGAAGAAACTCCGGTGTATGTGTTAATATTGTTTTTTTTAACAGGAATTTTTTATTTTTGCAATACGGGCTTTGATACGGTAAAAAACGTCAACTTAATTTTTATGCTAATTAAAATATCATTATTGCTTATTATAGTATTTTTCGTGATGAATAAGTGGGATTTGGAAAATTTAAGGCCTTTTGTAAGCCCTGAAATAAATGTTGTAAAAAGCATCTTGGGAAGTGTATTTTCTTTTTCCGGTTATGGCATCTTTCTTTACCTTGCTAAGGGCTTTAAGGGTTTAAAAGATGGAATAAAAGCTTCTGTATTAGGAATGGGAGCAGTGACTATTACTTACATGTCTGTTTGCCTGGTAGGCTTATTAATTTTTGGACCCACTAATATAGCCAGGATGCGTTATCCCACTTACGAGATAATAAAAATGATGAATCTTGGTAATGTGGTTTATCGGTTGGATAGTTTATTAATTGCTGGCTGGATGACGGCAATTTTTACTGTAGTGGGGCTTTGTGTGTTTACTTCCCTTCTGGTTTTGCAAAAAGCTTTTGAGCAAAAGGACTACCGTCATTTAACTGCTCCGGTCTTACTGCTTTTGTTTTTCTGGGCTCTCTCGCCCCAGAATATTGCAGAGGTTAAGGACAATCTGGGGACGATGTCAGTAATGGCTTTATTTGTGGAAAATCTGTTTCCTTTTCTTTTGCTGGTTTTAACCTTAATAAAGAAAAAGCGGGCCGGCTAA
- the scpB gene encoding SMC-Scp complex subunit ScpB, with product MAVLFPINLEGALEALLFVSPEPLPLKKIAQTLELSLEETREVVLRLQDKLNEDQRGIMLNFAEEEVWLTTRPDFSVYIERLFKPPAQHLTQATLETLAIIAYKQPVTKTEIELIRGVKADSSIATLLERGLIEEAGRKEAPGRPILYRTTAKFLEFFGLKSLEELPPLNLENEPENDGNNSLKDKEN from the coding sequence GTGGCGGTCTTGTTTCCAATTAACCTTGAAGGGGCGCTCGAAGCGCTCCTTTTTGTAAGTCCGGAACCTTTACCCCTTAAAAAAATTGCTCAAACCTTGGAGTTATCTCTGGAAGAGACCAGGGAAGTAGTGTTACGGTTGCAGGACAAACTTAACGAAGATCAACGGGGGATAATGTTAAATTTTGCTGAGGAGGAGGTTTGGCTCACCACCCGACCGGATTTTTCCGTTTATATAGAAAGGCTTTTTAAACCACCGGCTCAGCATTTAACTCAGGCTACCCTGGAGACTCTGGCAATTATAGCTTACAAGCAGCCAGTTACCAAGACCGAAATAGAGCTTATTCGGGGAGTAAAAGCTGATAGCTCCATAGCCACCCTTTTGGAACGGGGGCTTATTGAAGAAGCGGGGCGCAAAGAGGCTCCCGGTCGTCCAATACTCTATAGGACTACCGCGAAATTTTTGGAGTTTTTTGGCTTAAAAAGTCTGGAGGAACTGCCACCTTTAAATTTGGAGAATGAACCGGAAAATGATGGAAATAATAGTCTTAAAGATAAGGAAAATTAA
- the ytfJ gene encoding GerW family sporulation protein: MEEQHHPIESLMKTAMESIKEMVDVDTVVGSAVETPDGSVIIPVSKVTLGFAAGGSEFSTGDGKEKSLPFGGGSGAGVSVQPVGFLVVGQGQIRLLPVDTNALVDKLIDMTPDLLAKIQNIVGKNRPNHDLPIDTFDTPTA, from the coding sequence ATGGAAGAACAACATCATCCCATTGAAAGTTTAATGAAAACGGCGATGGAAAGCATAAAGGAAATGGTAGATGTAGATACTGTGGTGGGAAGTGCCGTAGAAACCCCCGATGGTAGCGTTATTATTCCGGTATCTAAAGTTACTCTGGGATTTGCTGCTGGGGGCAGTGAATTTTCGACCGGTGACGGCAAAGAAAAATCCCTTCCCTTCGGCGGCGGCAGCGGTGCAGGGGTTTCGGTACAGCCCGTAGGCTTTTTAGTGGTAGGGCAGGGCCAAATTCGTCTTTTACCGGTAGATACCAATGCTTTAGTGGATAAACTTATCGATATGACTCCTGACCTTTTAGCGAAAATCCAAAACATTGTAGGCAAAAATCGCCCAAATCACGACCTCCCCATTGATACCTTCGACACCCCTACCGCCTAA
- a CDS encoding site-2 protease family protein, which yields MDNVFSFLSIPSLYDLGVMLPGIILGLTVHEFSHALVASQLGDDTPRREGRLTLSPFAHLDPLGFLMLLLAGFGWAKPVPVNPYNFRGEPRTGMALVAVAGPLSNFALAFVIIIFLALGGIRLPYAWEIGITAVAINVSLGVFNLLPIFPLDGEKIFGRFFSYRVQEFMASYGQAILLLLLFTGVISYILQPITKFILNIYYLIFKLLVG from the coding sequence ATGGATAACGTTTTTAGCTTTTTAAGTATACCTTCTCTATATGATTTAGGAGTAATGCTTCCGGGAATAATCCTGGGCCTTACAGTTCACGAATTTAGCCATGCTTTGGTGGCCAGCCAATTAGGCGACGATACTCCCCGAAGGGAAGGAAGGCTTACCCTATCGCCTTTTGCCCACTTAGATCCTTTGGGCTTTCTAATGCTTTTGTTGGCAGGATTTGGATGGGCCAAACCGGTACCGGTTAATCCCTATAACTTTCGGGGAGAGCCGCGCACGGGCATGGCCCTGGTAGCTGTTGCCGGGCCGTTATCTAATTTTGCTTTAGCTTTTGTTATAATTATCTTTTTGGCTTTAGGGGGAATACGTCTTCCCTATGCTTGGGAGATAGGAATTACTGCGGTAGCAATTAATGTCTCTTTAGGAGTATTTAACCTTCTACCAATTTTTCCTTTAGATGGTGAGAAAATCTTTGGCCGGTTTTTTTCCTACCGGGTGCAGGAATTTATGGCTAGCTACGGGCAGGCAATTTTATTACTTTTGTTGTTTACGGGTGTAATTTCCTATATATTGCAACCAATCACAAAATTTATCTTAAATATTTATTATTTAATTTTTAAATTACTGGTGGGATAG
- a CDS encoding spore maturation protein, whose protein sequence is MFLTLGNWILPVILFFIVFYGMLKRVKVYETFLDGARDGFNTAVRTIPYLVGMIVAINIFFESGAIKVLALGLEPLFSKLGIPVEVLPHALLRPLSGGAALGVAAKLMRQYGPDSLIGRLVSTMQGSSDTTFYVLALYFGSIGVKKFRYAPYIGLIADFTTFLAAVYIVKVFFGYR, encoded by the coding sequence ATGTTTTTAACTTTGGGCAACTGGATTTTACCTGTAATCTTGTTTTTTATTGTATTTTACGGTATGTTAAAAAGGGTAAAGGTGTATGAAACCTTTTTAGATGGGGCTAGGGATGGGTTTAACACGGCGGTGCGGACAATTCCCTATTTGGTAGGGATGATTGTTGCCATCAATATCTTTTTCGAATCCGGGGCCATAAAAGTGCTGGCTTTAGGCCTGGAACCGCTTTTCTCCAAACTAGGCATTCCTGTAGAGGTATTGCCCCATGCCCTCTTACGGCCGTTGTCGGGCGGGGCGGCTTTGGGAGTTGCAGCAAAGCTAATGCGCCAATATGGGCCCGATAGCTTAATTGGCCGCCTGGTTTCAACAATGCAGGGAAGTAGCGATACTACTTTTTATGTACTAGCCCTGTATTTTGGCTCTATTGGTGTAAAAAAATTTCGCTATGCCCCATATATTGGTTTAATTGCCGATTTTACCACTTTTCTGGCAGCGGTCTATATAGTTAAAGTATTC
- the trpS gene encoding tryptophan--tRNA ligase, whose product MEKVVLSGMRPTGKLHLGHLLVLENWVKLQAEAKCYYMIADWHALTTEYENTGSILQNIEDLTLDFLAAGIDPEKSALFVQSEVKEHAELALLFGMFTPLSWLERVPTYKDQKEKLGEMGKDLNTYGFLGYPLLQAADILIYRANLVPVGEDQLPHLELTREVARRFNYLYGEVFPEPQAVLHTVPLLPGIDGRKMSKSYKNEIAISSSSEEVNEQVRNMITDPARVRKTDPGNPEVCVVHTYYKVFYPEKVAEIEEQCKTAGIGCVACKNQLAAKINEILDPLRERRQEFLKGKKYLEILAQGRIKATHAAQETMGKVREKMKLR is encoded by the coding sequence ATGGAAAAAGTTGTTTTAAGTGGAATGAGACCTACAGGAAAGTTGCATTTAGGCCATTTGTTGGTGCTGGAAAACTGGGTTAAGCTGCAGGCAGAAGCAAAATGCTATTATATGATTGCGGACTGGCATGCTTTAACTACTGAATACGAAAATACTGGAAGCATTCTCCAGAATATTGAAGATTTGACTTTAGATTTTTTAGCGGCGGGAATTGACCCTGAAAAATCCGCTTTATTTGTTCAATCGGAAGTAAAGGAACATGCGGAATTAGCTCTTTTGTTTGGCATGTTTACACCCCTTTCTTGGTTAGAACGGGTACCAACTTATAAAGACCAAAAGGAAAAGTTAGGGGAGATGGGAAAAGACCTTAATACTTATGGCTTCTTAGGATATCCCCTTTTACAAGCCGCTGATATCTTAATTTATCGAGCAAATTTAGTACCTGTTGGCGAAGATCAGTTGCCCCACTTAGAACTTACCCGGGAGGTGGCGCGACGGTTTAATTATCTCTATGGTGAGGTATTTCCCGAACCCCAGGCGGTGTTACATACCGTGCCTTTATTGCCAGGAATTGATGGCCGGAAAATGAGTAAAAGCTATAAAAATGAAATTGCCATTTCCAGTAGTTCCGAGGAAGTTAACGAGCAGGTAAGGAATATGATAACTGACCCGGCGAGGGTCAGGAAAACCGATCCGGGAAATCCCGAAGTGTGTGTGGTGCATACCTATTACAAAGTATTTTATCCCGAAAAAGTGGCGGAAATTGAAGAGCAGTGTAAAACTGCGGGAATTGGGTGTGTGGCTTGTAAGAACCAACTAGCAGCCAAAATTAACGAAATTTTAGATCCCTTACGGGAAAGAAGGCAGGAATTTTTAAAAGGCAAAAAATACCTGGAAATTTTGGCCCAAGGACGCATTAAAGCTACTCATGCCGCACAAGAAACCATGGGTAAAGTTCGGGAAAAAATGAAGTTGAGGTAA
- a CDS encoding segregation and condensation protein A has translation MYKIVLPVFEGPLDLLLHLVEKNKIDIYDIEVAEITRQYLWYLEQYQKHNLEIKSEFLVMASHLLYLKVKMLFGKNEEEEDPRTELVERLVIYKKFREVAQYLKELKGAFPNVYRRNVNVDELINMYSTRELKEIPLIKLTENLKQILSRLEAKPKPISLPEQEYTVEEKMGEILRSLLRQNKALPFGELFARVESKREAIVLFLALLELLRQEVIEAWQVKADGEIWIRHLGGKGRREGGGLVSN, from the coding sequence ATGTATAAAATTGTTTTGCCGGTATTTGAGGGACCTTTAGATTTGTTATTACATCTAGTGGAGAAAAACAAAATTGATATTTATGATATAGAAGTTGCGGAAATTACCCGGCAATACCTTTGGTATCTAGAACAATACCAAAAGCACAATTTAGAAATAAAAAGTGAATTTTTAGTGATGGCAAGCCATCTTTTATATCTAAAGGTCAAAATGCTTTTTGGCAAAAATGAGGAAGAAGAAGACCCAAGGACTGAATTAGTAGAGCGATTGGTGATTTACAAAAAATTTAGAGAAGTGGCCCAGTATTTAAAGGAGCTTAAAGGGGCTTTTCCCAATGTTTACCGTCGGAATGTTAACGTTGATGAATTAATAAATATGTACTCAACTCGAGAATTAAAGGAAATCCCTTTAATTAAACTTACTGAAAACTTAAAGCAAATACTTTCACGGCTAGAGGCCAAACCCAAACCTATTTCCTTGCCGGAACAAGAATATACCGTAGAGGAAAAAATGGGGGAAATTTTAAGGAGCTTATTGCGGCAAAATAAGGCCTTACCTTTTGGAGAACTCTTTGCCCGGGTGGAAAGTAAAAGGGAAGCGATAGTATTATTTCTGGCCCTTTTAGAACTTTTACGCCAGGAAGTAATAGAGGCCTGGCAGGTAAAAGCAGACGGGGAAATCTGGATAAGACACCTTGGCGGAAAAGGGAGGAGAGAAGGTGGCGGTCTTGTTTCCAATTAA
- a CDS encoding CBS domain-containing protein encodes MDLITTHHNMDFDGLASMVAANLLYPKANLLLPGKALPAVEEFLALYKDRLKIQQKLYNPREIKRLILVDSSELTRFSHLKPYLTEEVEIILYDHHPLAPDLKPYLTEKVVKPCGATVTLLIQRLKELDLKISSVEATVMALGIYQDTGGLLYPSTTKEDIAALLYLFNFGVNLEVVQRFLKRPLSREQELLLKELIKNAVTEEKEGLSYLATWAKTDDYLPGLSYMASYLMELHQPDILVMAVEMDKSVHLVGRSSKEEIDLRSILYGLRVKGHPQAVSGVQKGKKVKEVLDLALKLLRNFKIPAKTVKEVMSWPVKFVTTESTIEEARKIMVRYGHSGLPVLDGDKLVGIISRRDVDKVIHHNLGHAPVKAYMSKNPITINPEASIEEALSLLIKHDIGRLPVVKEGRLLGIVSRTDLLKLFHQPEELKPHKTLYREGGFALNLKKLLEENIPPEGLELINTVGKTASLLGMRAFLVGGIVRDLLLGQKQKDLDFVVEGDALLLVKELGKNLPTLKLISHERFKTASIILKNGQKVDFATSRVEFYQYPAALPEVEASTIKEDLYRRDFTINSMALEITFGHIGELYDPFGGFADLQEGIIRVLHNLSFIEDPTRILRALRFLGRFNFKLEDNTESLLLDAVSSGLLELTSPGRILQEIKLFFAEKDIFKILKLLNHYGVYTEVFPKAHYEEEFLSRYFTFSFEFSRYLKEIKIPWLFGVIGIYAKNLTEISKFRKKYPLTREEEETLIKVTKGIGEALKLLPSPRDIKGHEIYETLKNLPPEGFWALYLLLDRYRAKVRFRQYLEELRFIKPKITGEDLKALGLKPGPLFREILNKIKALKIDGVLKEQKDEILYVRQNYLS; translated from the coding sequence ATGGATTTAATTACCACCCACCATAACATGGACTTTGACGGTCTGGCGTCCATGGTGGCTGCCAACCTTTTATACCCCAAGGCAAATCTTTTATTACCTGGAAAGGCTTTGCCAGCGGTAGAAGAATTTTTAGCCCTTTATAAAGATAGGTTAAAAATCCAGCAAAAACTCTATAATCCTCGGGAAATCAAACGCCTTATTCTGGTAGATAGTTCTGAACTTACCCGCTTTTCTCATTTAAAGCCTTATCTAACGGAAGAAGTGGAAATTATCTTATATGATCATCATCCGTTAGCTCCGGATCTTAAGCCATACCTAACCGAAAAGGTAGTTAAGCCCTGTGGGGCTACGGTAACTTTATTAATTCAACGCTTGAAAGAATTGGACCTGAAGATTTCCTCGGTGGAAGCTACCGTTATGGCTTTAGGTATTTATCAGGATACTGGCGGTTTATTGTATCCCTCAACAACTAAGGAAGACATTGCTGCTCTTTTATACTTATTTAATTTTGGTGTAAACCTTGAAGTGGTGCAGCGATTTTTAAAACGGCCCTTATCCCGGGAACAGGAGCTTTTATTAAAAGAGCTTATTAAAAACGCAGTGACCGAAGAAAAAGAAGGTCTTTCTTACCTTGCCACCTGGGCAAAAACCGATGATTATTTACCGGGACTTTCGTACATGGCCAGTTATCTAATGGAGCTTCACCAACCGGATATCTTAGTAATGGCTGTAGAGATGGACAAATCTGTGCATTTGGTTGGTCGGTCTTCAAAAGAGGAAATTGATTTGCGCTCCATTCTTTATGGCCTTAGGGTAAAGGGGCACCCCCAGGCGGTTTCAGGAGTGCAAAAGGGAAAAAAGGTCAAAGAAGTTTTAGATTTAGCTTTAAAATTATTGCGGAATTTCAAAATTCCTGCAAAGACTGTAAAAGAAGTTATGAGCTGGCCGGTTAAATTTGTAACAACGGAAAGCACCATAGAAGAAGCCCGAAAAATTATGGTGCGCTATGGTCATTCGGGCTTACCGGTGTTAGATGGGGATAAATTGGTAGGTATTATCTCGCGGAGGGATGTGGATAAGGTTATCCATCACAACTTAGGTCATGCACCGGTAAAAGCTTATATGAGTAAAAACCCAATTACGATAAATCCTGAGGCGTCAATAGAAGAAGCACTTTCTTTATTAATAAAACATGATATTGGACGGCTACCAGTAGTGAAAGAAGGACGACTTTTGGGGATTGTTTCGCGAACGGACCTTTTAAAGCTTTTCCACCAGCCCGAAGAATTAAAACCTCATAAAACCCTTTACCGGGAAGGAGGTTTTGCGTTAAACTTAAAGAAACTTCTGGAGGAGAATATTCCCCCTGAGGGTCTCGAGTTAATTAATACTGTGGGAAAAACGGCGAGTCTTCTTGGGATGCGGGCCTTTCTGGTAGGAGGAATTGTTCGGGATTTGCTATTAGGACAAAAGCAAAAAGATCTGGATTTTGTTGTGGAAGGGGATGCCCTTTTGCTGGTTAAGGAGCTTGGCAAAAACCTTCCAACTTTAAAATTAATTTCCCATGAACGCTTTAAAACCGCTTCAATAATTTTAAAAAACGGGCAAAAGGTAGATTTTGCTACCTCCAGGGTCGAATTTTATCAATATCCCGCTGCCCTGCCGGAGGTAGAAGCCTCAACAATTAAAGAAGATTTATACCGGCGGGATTTTACCATAAATTCCATGGCGCTTGAAATAACTTTTGGCCATATAGGTGAACTCTATGACCCTTTTGGCGGATTTGCGGATTTACAAGAAGGGATAATTAGGGTATTACATAACTTAAGCTTTATTGAAGATCCTACCCGAATTTTGCGAGCACTGCGCTTTTTGGGGAGATTTAATTTTAAATTGGAGGATAACACCGAAAGTCTCTTGTTAGATGCAGTTTCCAGTGGTCTTTTAGAGTTAACTTCTCCCGGACGAATTCTTCAGGAAATAAAGCTTTTTTTTGCGGAAAAAGATATTTTTAAGATACTAAAGCTTTTAAATCATTACGGAGTTTATACCGAAGTTTTTCCAAAGGCCCATTATGAGGAGGAATTTTTAAGCCGTTATTTTACTTTTTCTTTTGAATTTTCCCGTTATTTGAAAGAAATAAAAATTCCCTGGCTTTTTGGGGTGATTGGCATTTATGCCAAAAATTTAACTGAAATTAGTAAATTTAGGAAAAAATATCCTTTAACCCGAGAAGAAGAGGAGACATTAATAAAAGTAACTAAGGGTATTGGCGAGGCTTTAAAGCTTTTACCTTCTCCCCGGGATATTAAAGGGCATGAAATTTATGAAACATTAAAGAATCTACCGCCGGAGGGTTTTTGGGCTTTATATCTTCTTCTTGATCGCTACCGGGCTAAGGTGCGTTTTCGCCAGTATTTGGAAGAGTTAAGATTTATTAAACCTAAGATTACCGGGGAAGACTTAAAAGCTTTAGGGCTAAAGCCAGGCCCTTTGTTTCGGGAGATTTTAAATAAAATAAAAGCCCTCAAAATAGATGGGGTCTTAAAAGAGCAAAAGGATGAAATTCTTTATGTTAGACAAAATTATCTTTCCTAA
- the lysA gene encoding diaminopimelate decarboxylase encodes MRFTGTMKVNEKGHLEIGGVDTVDLAREFGTPLYILDEAEFRKNCREYYHSFTEKRPDSLAIYAGKTLLTTAICRLVDEEGLGLDVVSGGELYTALKANFPMHKVFFHGNNKSPEEIKLGVEAGVGRFVVDNLYELYLLNDIAHAQKTRQAILLRISPGIEAHTHEYIKTGQIDSKFGFPIETGQAIDAVIRALELENIELKGFHCHIGSQIFELDSFAHTVEVMTEFMAEVYKNTGFMTQELDLGGGLGIYYTAGDNPPAVDALAEVIFNTLENQCQKLGLKVPRVVVEPGRSIAGPAGSTLYTIGAIKDIPGIRTYVAVDGGMGDNPRPALYQAKYEAIVANKANAKPVKLVSIAGKCCESGDMLIWDIELAEIKPGDLLLISNTGAYNYTMSMNYNRLPRPAMVLVGGGRAELIVRRETYDDLLRHDLIPVHLKNRKVAQIY; translated from the coding sequence ATGCGATTTACCGGAACAATGAAAGTAAATGAAAAAGGACACTTAGAAATTGGCGGTGTGGATACGGTAGATTTAGCCCGGGAGTTTGGGACCCCACTTTATATTTTGGATGAGGCGGAGTTTCGAAAAAATTGTCGGGAATATTACCATAGTTTTACCGAAAAACGACCGGATTCTTTAGCTATTTATGCCGGTAAAACCCTTTTAACTACAGCTATTTGTCGTTTGGTTGATGAAGAAGGTCTGGGGCTTGATGTGGTATCGGGGGGAGAGCTTTATACCGCTTTAAAAGCAAATTTCCCAATGCATAAAGTATTTTTCCATGGTAACAACAAAAGCCCTGAGGAAATTAAACTTGGTGTTGAGGCAGGAGTTGGCCGTTTTGTTGTAGATAATCTTTACGAATTGTATCTTTTAAACGATATTGCCCACGCTCAAAAAACCAGGCAAGCTATACTATTAAGAATTAGTCCGGGAATTGAAGCCCATACCCACGAGTATATAAAAACCGGCCAAATTGACAGCAAATTTGGTTTTCCCATTGAAACAGGACAGGCTATCGATGCTGTAATCCGGGCTTTAGAGCTAGAAAATATTGAGTTAAAAGGTTTTCACTGCCATATCGGTTCCCAAATTTTTGAGCTTGATTCCTTTGCCCATACGGTGGAAGTAATGACCGAGTTTATGGCTGAGGTCTACAAAAATACCGGCTTTATGACCCAAGAGCTGGATTTAGGAGGGGGCCTTGGTATTTACTATACCGCTGGAGATAATCCCCCCGCGGTAGACGCTTTAGCGGAGGTTATTTTTAATACCTTAGAAAATCAATGCCAAAAACTTGGGCTAAAGGTACCCCGGGTGGTGGTAGAGCCCGGAAGGTCAATTGCAGGGCCGGCAGGGAGCACCTTGTATACGATTGGGGCTATTAAAGATATTCCCGGGATTCGGACTTATGTTGCGGTTGATGGAGGTATGGGGGATAATCCCCGGCCGGCATTGTATCAGGCAAAGTATGAAGCAATAGTGGCCAATAAAGCTAACGCCAAGCCAGTAAAACTGGTCTCCATTGCCGGAAAGTGCTGTGAATCGGGTGATATGCTTATCTGGGATATTGAGCTGGCGGAAATAAAACCGGGGGATCTTTTATTGATTAGCAATACCGGAGCGTACAACTATACTATGTCCATGAATTATAACCGTCTGCCCCGGCCAGCTATGGTCTTAGTAGGTGGCGGCCGGGCGGAACTAATTGTGCGCCGGGAAACCTATGATGATTTATTAAGGCATGATCTAATTCCGGTTCATTTAAAAAATAGGAAAGTTGCCCAGATATATTAG